The following are encoded together in the Proteiniphilum saccharofermentans genome:
- a CDS encoding IS1096 element passenger TnpR family protein: MIFKFLILSDEVDNFKREIKIDADATFLDFYNAIIDCTGFSNKEMASFFLCDNKWRKKQEITLVEMDTYSDEDSYIMEECILSDYLEDEKQKLMFVFDYFNERALFIELSELIPGKNLKSPVCTLSLGEAPKQIADIEVMKADSVSLDIGETFYGDESFELDELDREGFEGLDDAPAEPDTNDLY; the protein is encoded by the coding sequence ATGATATTCAAATTTTTAATCCTGTCTGATGAAGTCGATAACTTCAAAAGAGAAATTAAAATCGATGCGGATGCCACGTTCCTGGATTTTTACAATGCAATTATAGATTGTACGGGATTCAGTAATAAAGAGATGGCGTCGTTCTTCCTTTGTGATAATAAATGGCGCAAGAAGCAGGAAATTACTCTGGTGGAGATGGATACCTATTCCGATGAGGACTCTTATATTATGGAAGAATGCATTTTGAGTGATTATCTCGAAGATGAAAAACAAAAGCTGATGTTTGTGTTCGATTATTTTAACGAGCGCGCATTGTTTATTGAACTGTCGGAACTCATTCCCGGTAAAAATCTAAAATCCCCTGTCTGTACACTCTCATTGGGTGAAGCTCCAAAGCAAATCGCAGATATCGAGGTGATGAAAGCAGACTCTGTGTCATTAGATATAGGGGAAACTTTTTATGGTGACGAAAGTTTTGAATTGGACGAATTGGATAGAGAGGGATTTGAAGGATTAGATGATGCCCCGGCAGAACCTGATACTAACGATTTATATTAA
- the miaA gene encoding tRNA (adenosine(37)-N6)-dimethylallyltransferase MiaA has product MNTLLVLLGPTGVGKTEWSLRVAEELESPILSADSRQIYKGMTIGTAAPTSAQLSRVTHYFVGVLSPEDYYSASEYERDALSLLQELYGQYPVVVMTGGSMMYIDAVCKGIDDIPTIDETLRKELQEIYRRDGLDPIRQQLKILDPVFYNEVDLKNPKRVIHALEVCLMAGRPYSSLRTNPKKERPFRIVKIGFTRDREELYDRINRRVDRMIEEGLIEEARSFYPQRHLNSLNTVGYKELFDYFDGKYSLGFAIEKIKQHSRNYARKQLTWFKKDKETIWINLSDENQDVMKRVFALFV; this is encoded by the coding sequence ATGAATACGCTCCTCGTGCTTCTTGGCCCTACAGGTGTTGGAAAGACAGAATGGAGCCTGAGAGTTGCTGAAGAGTTGGAATCTCCTATATTATCTGCTGATTCCCGTCAGATATATAAGGGAATGACCATTGGTACGGCCGCACCGACCTCAGCACAATTAAGTCGGGTAACACACTATTTTGTGGGTGTACTTTCTCCCGAAGATTACTATAGTGCCAGTGAATATGAACGGGATGCGCTTTCACTGCTTCAGGAATTATACGGACAGTATCCGGTTGTAGTGATGACAGGTGGTTCAATGATGTACATAGATGCGGTCTGCAAAGGTATTGACGATATCCCCACCATAGATGAAACACTCCGTAAGGAATTACAGGAAATTTATCGGAGGGATGGTCTCGATCCAATACGACAGCAATTAAAAATACTTGATCCTGTTTTTTACAATGAGGTGGATTTGAAAAATCCCAAGCGAGTGATCCATGCTTTAGAGGTATGCCTGATGGCAGGAAGGCCATACTCATCACTGCGTACCAATCCAAAGAAAGAACGTCCGTTCCGGATTGTGAAAATCGGTTTTACACGTGATCGTGAAGAACTATATGACCGTATCAACCGGCGGGTGGACCGGATGATCGAAGAGGGATTGATAGAGGAGGCAAGAAGCTTCTATCCACAGCGGCATCTTAACTCGCTCAATACTGTAGGGTATAAAGAACTTTTCGACTATTTCGACGGGAAATATAGTCTTGGGTTCGCGATAGAAAAAATAAAGCAACATTCCCGTAACTATGCCCGTAAGCAGCTCACCTGGTTTAAAAAGGACAAAGAAACGATTTGGATTAACCTGTCTGATGAGAACCAGGATGTAATGAAAAGAGTATTCGCACTATTTGTTTAA
- the rpoN gene encoding RNA polymerase factor sigma-54: MALKQQQELKQTQRLSPLQMQVIKLVELNSVEVEDRIKQEIEDNPALEVSDSGPAGEEEENNDVPEDILSQEEIILGDYASEDDIPDYRLNGSDRKNETNIVEISYYDDKSLSDSLQEQIGLLQLDDQRQLIAEYIIGNLDESGYLQRDLQSISDDLLFQQQIEVSPLQMEDVLYEIQDLEPAGVGARNLRECLLLQLGRYASTPAVEHAKVILSDYFDEFSRKHYEKIIRQMNITQDELRDAIHEIVSLNPKPGNALGGTLQTAMNNITPDFIVDSYNGEVSIQLNNSNVPSLQINRSFSEMLKGYNENKESMSNDDKQAILFMKQKVDSAKWFIDAVKQRQNTLQRTMEAIVNLQYDFFLTEDETQLKPMILKDVAERTGFDISTVSRVSNSKYVQTNTGIYPLKFFFSEAMQTNTGEDISSREVKLILKESIDNENPVKPLTDDQLTKILNEKGYVIARRTVAKYREQLNIPVARLRKKI; the protein is encoded by the coding sequence ATGGCTCTGAAACAACAACAGGAACTAAAACAAACTCAACGTCTTTCGCCTCTGCAAATGCAGGTAATAAAACTGGTAGAACTCAATTCGGTAGAGGTGGAAGACCGCATCAAACAGGAGATAGAAGATAATCCCGCCCTGGAAGTCTCGGATTCCGGCCCTGCGGGCGAAGAAGAGGAGAACAACGATGTCCCGGAAGATATTCTCTCACAGGAAGAGATCATTCTTGGGGATTATGCTTCAGAAGATGATATACCGGACTATCGGCTGAATGGAAGCGACCGGAAGAATGAAACCAATATAGTCGAGATCAGTTATTACGACGACAAGTCATTGAGTGACTCATTGCAGGAACAGATCGGATTATTACAACTGGATGACCAAAGGCAATTGATCGCTGAGTATATTATTGGTAATCTCGATGAGAGCGGATATCTGCAACGCGACCTTCAATCGATCTCTGACGACCTGCTGTTTCAACAACAGATAGAGGTATCTCCCCTGCAAATGGAAGATGTCCTGTATGAAATTCAGGATCTGGAACCGGCCGGTGTGGGAGCCCGGAATCTCCGGGAATGTCTCCTGCTTCAATTAGGCCGGTATGCATCCACGCCGGCGGTGGAACATGCCAAAGTGATTCTTTCGGATTATTTCGATGAATTTTCAAGAAAACATTACGAAAAAATCATCCGCCAGATGAATATCACCCAGGATGAGCTACGCGATGCCATACATGAGATCGTCTCTTTGAATCCGAAACCGGGCAACGCGTTGGGCGGCACACTGCAGACCGCCATGAACAATATCACTCCCGATTTTATCGTAGACTCATACAATGGTGAGGTCTCCATCCAACTCAACAACAGTAATGTCCCCAGCCTACAGATAAACCGCTCTTTTTCGGAGATGCTCAAGGGATACAACGAAAACAAGGAGAGCATGTCGAACGACGATAAACAAGCGATTCTCTTTATGAAACAGAAGGTGGACTCTGCCAAATGGTTCATCGACGCAGTAAAACAACGCCAGAACACCCTGCAACGCACCATGGAGGCGATTGTGAACTTACAGTATGATTTTTTCCTGACAGAGGATGAGACCCAGCTCAAACCCATGATCCTGAAAGACGTGGCAGAAAGAACAGGATTCGATATCTCAACTGTTTCCAGGGTAAGTAATAGTAAGTATGTACAGACCAACACTGGTATTTACCCGCTCAAATTTTTCTTCTCGGAAGCTATGCAGACCAATACCGGAGAAGATATCTCTTCAAGGGAGGTCAAATTGATCCTCAAGGAAAGTATCGACAATGAAAATCCTGTCAAACCTCTTACTGACGACCAACTTACAAAGATTCTCAATGAAAAAGGATATGTGATTGCGCGCCGGACGGTGGCTAAATATCGCGAACAATTGAATATTCCTGTGGCTCGATTGAGAAAAAAAATATAA
- a CDS encoding NAD(P)-dependent oxidoreductase — protein sequence MKKVLITYRLKPEGLKTLEGEYDVTLPTERSYFTKEEVLEMIPDYEVLVPNFSFYTDREIMDRAVKLELISNFGVGFNNIDVDYATKKGIVVTNIPNSTREPTAEFAFALLLAAGRRIGYYDRKLRTPEGVSWGVYAEGGMPVYGKTLGIIGMGRIGQSLARRAVASGMGIIYHNRNRLDKAIEQQYNARYVTFEELLRTADYISLNAPYTPQTHHMIAAEQLNMMKPSAVFINTARGSMVDEKALAKALKESKIWAAGLDVFENEPHILPELLELDNVVLAPHAATRTIEDRINMSIEMTQNIVGFYEGTYSVSRVN from the coding sequence ATGAAAAAAGTATTGATTACGTATCGTTTGAAGCCGGAAGGGTTGAAAACCTTGGAAGGAGAGTATGATGTTACACTTCCTACCGAGAGATCATATTTCACCAAAGAGGAGGTGCTGGAAATGATCCCTGATTACGAGGTTCTTGTCCCTAATTTTAGTTTTTATACTGACAGGGAAATTATGGACAGAGCCGTAAAATTAGAACTGATTTCTAATTTCGGAGTGGGATTCAACAATATCGATGTGGATTACGCTACAAAAAAAGGAATTGTGGTCACCAATATTCCTAACAGTACGCGTGAGCCTACAGCTGAATTTGCTTTTGCACTTTTGCTGGCTGCCGGTCGCCGTATTGGCTATTACGATCGTAAATTACGCACCCCTGAAGGTGTAAGCTGGGGCGTTTATGCTGAGGGAGGCATGCCGGTATATGGAAAAACGTTGGGTATTATTGGTATGGGACGTATCGGACAATCGTTGGCGCGTCGTGCCGTGGCATCGGGTATGGGGATTATTTACCATAACAGGAATAGGCTGGATAAAGCTATCGAACAACAATATAATGCCCGGTATGTGACATTTGAGGAGCTATTGAGAACGGCTGATTATATTTCGCTGAATGCGCCGTATACACCTCAAACGCACCACATGATTGCCGCGGAACAATTAAATATGATGAAACCTTCAGCAGTATTTATCAATACGGCCCGTGGCAGTATGGTAGATGAGAAAGCACTGGCAAAAGCGTTGAAAGAAAGCAAAATCTGGGCTGCAGGACTGGATGTGTTCGAGAATGAACCACATATTTTACCGGAATTACTGGAACTCGATAATGTGGTGCTTGCTCCCCACGCCGCAACCAGAACCATAGAGGATCGAATCAATATGTCGATTGAGATGACGCAGAACATTGTGGGATTTTATGAAGGTACCTATTCCGTATCACGGGTGAATTGA